In one Alnus glutinosa chromosome 14, dhAlnGlut1.1, whole genome shotgun sequence genomic region, the following are encoded:
- the LOC133856779 gene encoding uncharacterized protein LOC133856779 encodes MVIGNHKIHRVLVDNGSSADILYKSAFDLMKISKDKLSAFRFPLVGFAGEQVMPLGSIELQVTVGSPPTQKTIPIRFLIVDQPSAYNAIFGRIAQAELKAVTSIPHLKMKFPTDDGVGEVRGEQKAARKCYNVSLGGPSHQAHPSQETGPVAK; translated from the coding sequence ATGGTTATAGGAAATCACAAGATTCATCGGGTCTTGGTGGATAATGGTAGTTCAGCGGACATCTTATATAAATCGGCCTTCGACTTGATGAAAATAAGTAAGGATAAGCTCTCTGCTTTCAGATTTCCTCTGGTGGGGTTCGCAGGAGAACAAGTGATGCCACTGGGGTCGATCGAGCTTCAAGTTACGGTGGGTAGTCCCCCAACACAGAAGACAATTCCGATAAGATTTCTTATTGTCGATCAACCCTCCGCTTACAACGCTATATTCGGGAGGATAGCTCAGGCTGAGTTGAAAGCGGTCACATCGATACCCCATCTTAAAATGAAATTTCCAACGGATGACGGAGTAGGAGAAGTCCGAGGGGAGCAAAAGGCAGCCCGCAAGTGTTACAATGTTTCCCTGGGGGGTCCCTCTCACCAAGCACACCCTAGTCAGGAGACAGGTCCTGTGGCTAAATAG
- the LOC133857798 gene encoding short-chain dehydrogenase RED1-like: MDPYGKEVVLITGCSAGGIGHALARAFADKNCLVVATSRSRASMADLEQDPRFFLQELDVLSDASVQHVLSRVLDKYGRIDVLVNNAGVGCVAPLAEIPLSAIQHTFNTNVFGCMRLVQAVSPHMASRRKGKIVNVGSVTAMAPSPWNGAYIASKAALHALTDTLRLELRPLGIDVINVVPGAVRSNIANSTMATYNRMPELKLYKPFEAAIRERAFFSQGMKSTPTEEFAKNTVAAVLKKNPPAWFSYGHYSTIMAIMHHLPLFIRDFLIKKAMKC; encoded by the exons ATGGATCCCTACGGAAAAGAAGTGGTACTAATCACGGGGTGTTCGGCCGGAGGCATCGGCCACGCGCTGGCCCGCGCTTTCGCCGACAAAAACTGCCTGGTTGTGGCGACGAGCAGGTCCCGGGCTTCAATGGCAGATCTAGAGCAGGACCCCAGGTTCTTCCTACAAGAACTGGATGTTCTCTCCGACGCGAGCGTACAACACGTGCTCTCTCGTGTTCTGGACAAGTACGGTCGGATAGATGTTCTGGTAAACAATGCTGGAGTTGGGTGTGTAGCTCCCCTTGCTGAAATCCCTCTCTCTGCTATCCAACACACTTTCAATACCAACGTGTTTG GTTGTATGCGGTTGGTTCAAGCTGTTTCTCCTCACATGGCATCCAGGAGAAAGGGAAAGATTGTAAATGTTGGAAGCGTAACGGCTATGGCTCCTAGTCCATGGAATGGTGCTTACATTGCATCCAAAGCTGCTCTGCATGCACTCACCGATACATTGAG ATTGGAGCTCAGACCTTTAGGGATCGATGTTATCAATGTTGTCCCTGGAGCTGTTAGGTCCAACATAGCAAATTCGACCATGGCCACCTACAACCGGATGCCTGAGTTGAAATTATACAAGCCTTTTGAAGCAGCCATCCGAGAGAGAGCCTTTTTTTCACAAGGAATGAAGTCGACCCCTACAGAGGAGTTTGCCAAGAACACTGTGGCTGCTGTTCTGAAGAAGAATCCACCAGCCTGGTTTTCCTATGGCCATTACTCCACCATCATGGCAATCATGCACCATCTGCCACTCTTTATTAGAGATTTTCTCATAAAGAAAGCCATGAAATGTTGA